TCATTAATAATAGTGTAGCCCCGGCGTTTATAGTAATCGAATGATTTCTGTCCAATTGTCATAACCGATAAACGCTCATTACGCTCGTAAAACTCGTACTCAGCAGCAATAAACTGCCGAGTGTTCCGAAAAAGGTTCGCATTGAAAGCTCCGCAAAGTCCCCGATCTGATGAGAAGGTAACCAACAATACATTTTTCACGTCGCGCGGTTGAGCGTACTCGCTCACGTTTTCTTCACTTAAATTAGAAGAAACATTGGCTAACAGTTGCGTTAGCTTCTGAGCGTACGGACGCATTTGTAACAAACGGTCTTGCGACTTTCTAAGCTTAGATGCCGCTACCATTTTCATGGCTTTGGTAATCTGCTGAGTAGATTTAACCGTTGCAATCCGGTTTTTAACTTCTTTTAAACTAGCCATTTTTTCTCAATTAGCAGAGAATAATGAACAATGTGCAATTGACTAAAATAACGGCAAGAGTTACGACCGTTAAATTGTTCATTGCACATTGCTAATTGTTCATTGTTGTTTGTAGTTCTTCGCTAGATCGGAGGCAACTTTTTTAATGGTTGCTTGCTGCTCTTCTCCCCACTTGCCCGAACGGATAGCATCTAGCGTATCTTTATGCTGAGCGTTCATGTACGACAAAAACTCTTTCTCAAAGTCTTTCGCTTTATCAATCGGCACTTTATCTAATAAGCCGCTGGTAGAGGCGTAAATAATGGCTACCTGATCTTCTACTGATACCGGAGCATACTGAGGTTGTTTCAGAATTTCTTGGTTACGTTGCCCTCGGTCAATGGTAAGCTGAGTAGCAGCGTCCAGGTCAGAACCAAATTTAGCAAATGCTTCCAACTCCCGGAATTGCGCTTGATCCAGTTTAAGTGTTCCCGCTACTTTCTTCATCGGCTTAATCTGTGCTGAGCCACCTACTCGCGATACCGAGATACCTACGTTAATTGCGGGGCGAATTCCCGAGTTAAATAGGTTAGTTTCCAGGAATATCTGCCCATCGGTAATAGAAATTACATTCGTTGGAATGTAGGCTGAAACGTCGCTAGCTTGGGTTTCAATAATGGGTAGTGCTGTTAATGACCCTCCCCCCTTCACCATCGGTTTGATGGCATCGGGCAAGTCATTCATTTGGGCTACGATTTCACCGTTATCGTTTAGCTTAGCTGCGCGCTCTAACAAGCGAGAGTGCAGGTAAAATACATCTCCGGGGTACGCTTCTCGCCCGGGAGGACGACGTAACAATAGTGATACTTCGCGGTAAGCTACCGCCTGCTTAGAAAGGTCGTCATACACTACCAGTGCCGGACGTCCGGTATCGCGGAAGTACTCCCCAATAACTGCTCCGGTGAAAGGAGCAAAAAACTGCATTGGAGCCGGATCAGAAGCAGTAGCCGCCACTACGGTAGTATAGTCCATCGCTCCATTTTTCTCTAGTGCAGCTACTACCCCAGCTATGGTAGAAGCTTTTTGTCCGCAGGCTACGTAGATACAATACACCGGCTCGCCCTTTTCGTAGAATTCCCGCTGGTTGATAATTGTGTCAATTACTACGGCCGTTTTCCCAGTTTGGCGGTCGCCAATTACCAGCTCTCGCTGTCCGCGACCAATCGGAATCATTGCATCAATAGATTTGATACCGGTTTGAAGAGGCTCACTTACTGGTTGGCGATAAATTACGCCGGGTGCCCGACGTTCTAGCGGAAGTTCAATTACCTCGCCTTGAATAGGACCTTTCCCGTCAATCGGTTCGCCTAGGGTGTTCACCACCCGGCCAACCAGGCCTTCACCTACTTTGATGGAAGCAATACGACCGGTACGGCGTACTGAATCGCCTTCTTTAATATCATCTTGCTCCCCTAAAAGTACGGCACCTACGTTATCTTCTTCCAAGTTAAGTACCAGAGCGTTCAGTCCGTTTTCAAATTCCAGCAATTCACCCGATTGAGCGTGGGTAAGTCCGTAAATTCGGGCTACCCCGTCACCAATCTGAAGGACGGTGCCTACTTCTTCAAGCTCGGCCTCGGTTTTAAAGTTAGATAGTTGTTCGCGTAGTATTGCGGAAACCTCGTCGGGTCTTACTTCTGCCATATTCTTGAATGGTTAAGGGTAAAGGGTTGAGGATAGAAGATGTACGGTAGAAGGTTATTACATTCTATACCTTCCACCCTATACCTTTTACCCTTCACCTTTCGTTTGTATTTGTTAAAATCCTTTTATGTAACTTTCGTCGGTAAATTCGTATTGTAGTGCTTTGAGCTTAGACTTTACTGAGTTGTCCATCATCCGATCACCAATTTGCAGTACGAAACCTCCGATCAAATCAGCATCAACTTTTTCGGTTAAATCTACTTGGTGTCCGGTGCGTTCTTTAATACTACTGATTAGCTTTTGTCGCAAATCAGGGGTAAGCGGAACCGATGAAGTCACCGTAACTTCGTCGATGTTTTTGTAATGATGGTACTGATGGATAAACTCATCAGCCAATGACGGTAAAATAGCTTCCCGGTTTTTGCGCGTAATGATATCGAAAATGGCTAGTGTTGCCTGATTTACCTTGCCATCAAAGATCTTGTAAAGTATTGCTTTTTTCTTTTCATGATTAATGATAGGGTTCTTTAGCATTAGCTGAAAATCGCGGTTAGATTGACACGTTTGAGCAAAGAGCTGCATATCTTGGTAGATTTCCTCCAAGGCATCTCGCTCAATGGCCAGTTCTATTAATGATTTAGCGTAACGCGACGCTACCCGAGAATCTGTCATAAGTAATAATCAAATAAATACTTGCGTTTAGTTTTCGTTAAGATCGTTCACCAACTTATCAATGTACGATTTCTGAGCGGTTTCACCCTGCAAGTTTTCCCGAAGAATCTTTTCAGCAATTTGCACCGACAGAGCAGCCACTTGCTGTTTCACATCAGCCAGTGCCGCCTTTTTCTGACTTTCTATCTCTAAACTAGCATCTTCCACCATGCGCTTTCGCTCCTTTTCTCCCTCTTCCCGAGCGGTGTCCTTAATTTTGTTGGCTGCTGAAGTAGCCTCCTTCAGCATAGTTTCTCGCTCTTTGCGAGCCTCGGCTAGTAGCTGTTCGTTGCTAGCTTGTAGCTGCTTCATTTCTTCTTTGGCTTTTTCGGCCGATAGCAGTGCCTCTTCAATAGAAGATTCTCGCTCGTTTAAGGCATTTAGTATAGGCTTCCAGGCGAATTTGCCCAGAATAAACAGCACTGCCAGAAAAATAAGCAGTTGCCAGATAATGAGTCCCGAAGCAGGTGATATTAAATCCATAGTATTGTTTTATTTTGATACTGACAGAGACACAAAATCTTGTGTCTCAACAGAAATTTTAAAGAACCCGAAGCCGCCTAACGCGGTCTTCGGGTGTCCATTCATTTAAGCAGTCGCAATGATTAGGCAGATAATTACCCCAAAGAGGGCAACCCCTTCAATTAGGGCAGCGGCGATAATCATAGCAGTTTGGATACGGCCAGTGGCTTCCGGCTGACGGGCAATTGCTTCCATGGCAGAGCCACCGATGCGACCAATACCCAGACCCGCGCCTAACGCAACGATTCCGGCACCGATACCAGCACCCATCAAACCATAACCTGCGGCAGCTTCCGCTGCTTGTAGTAAAAGAGCTAACAACATAGTGTTAAACATTTATATGAATTGAACAAAATTTTAAACCATGGCTGAGTCTTGCTGCATTTCGGGCATCTTCTCATCATGTTCGTGCTCGTGATCATGTTCCTCCACTGCCCCGCCAAAGTAAATGGCGGAAAGCAGCGTGAATACATACGCCTGTAAGAACGCCACCAACAACTCTAAGAAAGTCATGATAGTACCGAAAATCACACTCACCGGACCTAACGCAACACTTTTGAAAATAAAAACTAGACCAATCAAACTCAGAATAATAATGTGGCCCGCCGTAATATTAGCAAACAAACGAACCATTAGGGAGAATGGCTTGGTAAATAGACCAACAATCTCAATAGGAATCATAATCGGCAATAGCCACCAGGGTACCCCTGGGGTAGCAACAATGTGTTTCCAGTATCCTTTATTTCCATTGAACTGGGTAATTAAAAAGGTGATAAATGCCAACACAAATGTTACTGCAATATTTCCGGTCACATTAGCTGCACCAGGTAGTAATCCTAGTAGATTATTGATCAGAATAAAGAAGAAAACGGTTAGCAAGTAGGGCATAAACCGTTTGTATTTTTTTTCGCCAATCAGGGGGCGGGCAATATCATCGCGCACAAACAGAATAATAGGTTCTAGCAGCGATTGCAATCCTTTGGGCGGAGTACGCGGATCGCTTTTGTACCGCTTCGCAATCGATAGAAAGATAATGAGCATCACTGCCACGCTAATAAACATGGCAAATACGTTCTTGGTGATAGAGAAATCGTAGAAGGTGCGCCCTTCGTCTACCGCTTCTAGGTGCCCACCATCATCAGTTAGCATGTAGCCATTGTAAGGCGCGTAGTTATGGTCTTCATCTAAAAACTTAGAAGACATAAATACTTCCAACCCCCGATCGGGAGAGTAAAGAATGAGTGGTAGTGGCAGCGTAACGTGGGTATGCCCAATAGTAATAAAGTGCCACTCATAGGCATCTTTTACGTGGTGGAAGATGAACTCAGTAGACCCTTCGGTTTCCGGGTCGGCTTCTCCATCAGCTGCCCAAGTGGGTGAAGTAGAGAGTATAGTAAGTAAAAAAGTAAAAAGTACGGCTGTGATTGTGCGGTTACTGGCTTTCCCCATGTTGATCGGTATCCTTTTCCAAATGCGCGCGCAAGTTAGTCAACAAACCATAGATTTCAAACCCCAGAAAGGCTAAATACAAAACGGCAAAATTGATAACAAACGTAATTCGGTGAGGTACGTCTTGCATAAGCGCAAAAAATATGATTGCGACGCTAATAAGCAGGCGAAAAACGGTGGTAGCCAGATAGGTGAGAATCATTTGCTGCTGATCTTTTTGCAGGGATCGAAGCGTGACTAAGGAAGCTAGCCCGTTTATAATTAAAAAGAAAGGAACCCAATAAATGGCGGTTGGGTGAAGGTAAGGAACTTGAAGGTGCTGTAGTACAAAAATGATAACAGCGAGTGCAAGAGCAAGCACTACCAGTTGGGTTAGGTGAGAACGAGGCATCGGAAATTATTCGTTTTTCGGCAAGCCGCGGATTAGCGCGTAAAGCGAGGCAGCAAACGCCAGTAGGCCAAAGACCACTACAAAAATAGGAAAGCGATTATCTAATGAATCATCCAGGCGCATTCCACCCCAAACGGCTAGCCCCATTACGGCAATCATCTGAAAGGCCAGCCCTGAGTACTTAACGTACGCGCTAAATTGTGCGTGATTGGGCTTCTTCTTCTGATTCGGGTTCGGCGTATTCGTCGTCGGTGGTTGTTTCGGGTTCATCGGTATAGGAAAGGTCGCTGTCGCTCACCGAAACTCCCATGCGGCACGAACCGTTGAAGGTAGCTCCAGCTTCTACAATTAGTTTATTAGTGGTAATATCACCGTGAATAACGGCGGTAGGCTTCAATGTAAGAAGTTCGCCCACTTCAATCGATCCTTGAATTTCTCCGGCAATAATAGCATTTTCAGCCATTACCTTGCCTTCTACGTAGGAAGATGACCCCAAAGCCACTTTCGCCTGGCAATTCACGTTTCCTTTCACTTCGCCTTCCACACTAATGTTGCCAGAGGTGACAATATCTCCTTGAATGGTAGTGCCTTTACCAATATTACTGGTGCTGCTTGAATCTTCCATCCGGGGTTTTTTATCTTGATTATTGTTAAACATATTGGGTTGAAAGTTTAAAATGATACAAATTCTTCAGGGTTCATGGGATTTCCGTTGTACCACAACTCGAAGTGCAGGTGAGGTCCGGTAGTTAGTTCGCCTGTGTTTCCAATAATAGCTACCACATCACCCGCACTCACAAAATCGCCCGTTTTCTTCAGCAGGCTTGAGTTATGTTTATATACGGATATCACATTACTTCGGTGCTGTACGGCAATTACATAACCAGCGTCTTGCGTCCACGAAGCCATAATCACGGTGCCATCGGCAACACTTTTAATCGGCTCATTCTTCTTAGATACTACATCTACCCCGTAGTGCCCAATTTTAGGATTGTACGGTGCCGAAATAATTCCCCCCAAGGGTGAAAAGAAGAACAACTCATCCAACTGACTAGAAGGAGCTAACGAAGCCGAAGTTAGCATTTCTACGCCACTTTCTTCAAACTCTTCCCTAAATTCAGTATCAATCTTCGAAGGTTGAAGGTCACCCTCGGCCTGATCATTCACTGCGTTGCCATCTACCGAGCGATCATCTATACTCGCTAAATACGCATTTTCTGTTTCTAACGTACTATCGCCGCTCACAATATACTGAAACGAATTAAAAAACTGATTACTTTGCGCCACTACTTGCTCTAAAGAATCTACTGCCAGGGAAAGTTCAATCAGCTTACGATTTGCTTCGGCCTGAGCATAGCGAGGATCAAACCACTGTTTTAATAATGTGTTCACCAGAAAAAGACTGATAATAAAAATTATCATGCAGATAGATACAATGAACATTGTTAACTTGGCGTAAGTAAAGGTGAGAGTGGTTTTTTCGGCAAAATCCTCCTCATTCCGAACAATTACCAAGTATCGGTTCGTTAAGCGGCTAACAAATGTCTTTTTCGATTTCAAAGTATTATCATTATTTATCCAATTATCTGGCAGGTTTTGCTCGCGGCAAGCAGTTATAGCCAAGCTATACGAACAAATCTAACCATTTAGCAAAGAATACATAAATTGCACACCTTCAACACTGAGCTATAGTCCGTTAGCTTTATTTTAAATCTAAATATTATTCCATTGAAGGTAAAAGAATTTGGAAAATATTACATTCTAATTTGGTTGCTGGCTCTTTTGGCTGGTTCGGGCTGCGCCCCGGAAGCCACCGGACTGGTTTCCAGTGTATACCATAATACTACAGCCCGGTATAATGCCTACTTTTATGCTCGGCTGCAAATGGAAGAAATTCAGCAAGCAATTGCCGATAATGAAGAGGTTAACTACAACAAAACCCTTAGAATATTTCCTGAGCCAGATACCAATCTGATTAATGGATTGAGCGAGCAGCTCGATGATTGTATTAAAAAAGCGTCTGTCGCTATTGAGCGACATCCTAACAGCCGCTGGGCCGACGATTCTTATATTCTGGTAGGGCAAAGTCGGTCCATCAATCAGAACTACGGCGATGCGATCAAAACCTTCAAATTTGTTAACACCCACAGCGAAGATGATGAGGCTCGCCACCGGGCGTTAATTGCACTTATGCGAACCTTTATTGAAGCCGATGAGCAAAATAACGCGGTTGCGGTATCGGATTATTTACGTAAAGAAAAACTTAATCGTACGAATAAGATACAGTTTTATCTGACCCGGGCGTACCTGGCTCAGTTAAACGAAGATTATAATGCGATGGTAGGCAATTTGCTGCTAGCCTCTCCTCTTATGAAGAATACCGAAGGTCGAGCCAAGATATTTTTTATTCTCGGTCAGCTCTACCAAGAGTTGGGCTTTGATGCTCAAGCGTACCAAAACTACCAAGAGGTGCTGAAGAGTAATCCCGAATACGAGCTGTTCTTCTACGCCCGCCTGAACATGGCTCAGGTGTACGATCTTTCGAAAGAAAGTGATACTAAGAAGATTCGTAAGTACTTCGTCAAACTGCTGAAAGACCAAAAAAACGTAGAGTACCGCGACAAAATTTACTACGAAATGGCTCAGTTTGAGCAGAAGCAAGACGATCTGGAACTAGCCATTGAGTACTATAACGAATCAGTGCAAGCCAGCGTGAGCAATAATCGGCAAAAGGCGTATAGCTACTGGGAGCTAGGCAAAATTTACTACGACGAATACGCCAAGTACGAACTGGCCAAAGCCTACTACGATAGCACCATTGCCGTACTACCGCAGGATGAACCTCAATACGAAGCTATTGCGGCTCGCCAGCAAATTCTGACTAATTTTGTGGAGCAACTCACCATTATTAAAGTACAAGACAGCTTATTGGCACTAGCTGAGATGGATACGCTGGAGCTCAGTGCTTATTTGGATGAAGTGCTCGCTGAACGACAACAGCAGCAACAAGCTGAAGAGCGACTGGCTAACCGCCAAGCTCGGCGACAACGAGCAATTTCTCAGTTTGGGGCGGCGCCCAATCCGTTCGATACGGCTTCAGGCGAAGAGGCAGCATCGGCGGCGGTAGGTGAAAATTGGTACTTCTATAGCCCGGCGGCGATTAGTCAGGGGCAAACCGCGTTTGTTCGTAAGTGGGGCAACCGGCAGCTAGAAGATAACTGGCGTCGATCTAATAAAACTATTGAAGAAAATTTTGCGGCTAATGACGAAGAACGCATCGAGGTAGCCGACCCGGTGTTAGGTGACCCTTCGGCTGAAATAGCTGATGCCGCCGGCGAAAAACAGGCACTATACGCCGATATTCCGTTTACCGAAGAGCAGAAACAGGTCGCTTTTAAGCAAATTGACGATGCTTACTTTAAACTGGGTGGCATTTACAACTTTGACTTGGAAGAGAAAGCCAACGCTATTGAGACGTTTGAAACTTTGCTTTCCCGCTTCCCGGCTTCTGAGCACGAACCGGAGGTGCTGTACCAATTATATTTGCTGTACCAAGAGCAAGGCGATGATGCCACTGCTACCCGCTACAAAAATCAGCTACTCACCGATTTTCCCGACAGTATTTTTGCGAAGGTTATTCGCAACCCCAATTACCGGGAAGAAAGCAATTTAGCCAGTGCCCAGCTTCAGAAAATTTACGAAGAGGCATATCGGCTCTACCAAAAAGGAGCTTACCAACAAGCCGAACCGCTGGTGCAGTCTGCCTTACAAGAGTACGACGACAATGATTTTGTAGATAATATGGAACTGTTGCAAGTACTAATTTCAGGAAAACTTAGCAGTCAGTACGAGTATCAGTTTGCCTTACAAAATTTTATAGATGAACATCCCGAAAGTGAGGTGACTCCTTACGCTCAGGAATTACTTACCGCTGCCCAGGGCTTCGAAGAAAAATTAGTCGCCCAACAAGGAGCCAAGTTCATTCCTGCTTTTGATCAAAAGCACTCCTTTATTGTAGTGTATAATAGCAAGGGACGACTATCAACTGCGCTGCCAAAAGTAGTAGATGCATTTAATG
This region of Tunicatimonas pelagia genomic DNA includes:
- a CDS encoding M23 family metallopeptidase, whose translation is MKSKKTFVSRLTNRYLVIVRNEEDFAEKTTLTFTYAKLTMFIVSICMIIFIISLFLVNTLLKQWFDPRYAQAEANRKLIELSLAVDSLEQVVAQSNQFFNSFQYIVSGDSTLETENAYLASIDDRSVDGNAVNDQAEGDLQPSKIDTEFREEFEESGVEMLTSASLAPSSQLDELFFFSPLGGIISAPYNPKIGHYGVDVVSKKNEPIKSVADGTVIMASWTQDAGYVIAVQHRSNVISVYKHNSSLLKKTGDFVSAGDVVAIIGNTGELTTGPHLHFELWYNGNPMNPEEFVSF
- the atpF gene encoding F0F1 ATP synthase subunit B — protein: MDLISPASGLIIWQLLIFLAVLFILGKFAWKPILNALNERESSIEEALLSAEKAKEEMKQLQASNEQLLAEARKERETMLKEATSAANKIKDTAREEGEKERKRMVEDASLEIESQKKAALADVKQQVAALSVQIAEKILRENLQGETAQKSYIDKLVNDLNEN
- the atpE gene encoding ATP synthase F0 subunit C; this encodes MLLALLLQAAEAAAGYGLMGAGIGAGIVALGAGLGIGRIGGSAMEAIARQPEATGRIQTAMIIAAALIEGVALFGVIICLIIATA
- a CDS encoding bactofilin family protein, producing MFNNNQDKKPRMEDSSSTSNIGKGTTIQGDIVTSGNISVEGEVKGNVNCQAKVALGSSSYVEGKVMAENAIIAGEIQGSIEVGELLTLKPTAVIHGDITTNKLIVEAGATFNGSCRMGVSVSDSDLSYTDEPETTTDDEYAEPESEEEAQSRTI
- a CDS encoding AtpZ/AtpI family protein, producing MNPKQPPTTNTPNPNQKKKPNHAQFSAYVKYSGLAFQMIAVMGLAVWGGMRLDDSLDNRFPIFVVVFGLLAFAASLYALIRGLPKNE
- the atpA gene encoding F0F1 ATP synthase subunit alpha, whose translation is MAEVRPDEVSAILREQLSNFKTEAELEEVGTVLQIGDGVARIYGLTHAQSGELLEFENGLNALVLNLEEDNVGAVLLGEQDDIKEGDSVRRTGRIASIKVGEGLVGRVVNTLGEPIDGKGPIQGEVIELPLERRAPGVIYRQPVSEPLQTGIKSIDAMIPIGRGQRELVIGDRQTGKTAVVIDTIINQREFYEKGEPVYCIYVACGQKASTIAGVVAALEKNGAMDYTTVVAATASDPAPMQFFAPFTGAVIGEYFRDTGRPALVVYDDLSKQAVAYREVSLLLRRPPGREAYPGDVFYLHSRLLERAAKLNDNGEIVAQMNDLPDAIKPMVKGGGSLTALPIIETQASDVSAYIPTNVISITDGQIFLETNLFNSGIRPAINVGISVSRVGGSAQIKPMKKVAGTLKLDQAQFRELEAFAKFGSDLDAATQLTIDRGQRNQEILKQPQYAPVSVEDQVAIIYASTSGLLDKVPIDKAKDFEKEFLSYMNAQHKDTLDAIRSGKWGEEQQATIKKVASDLAKNYKQQ
- the atpH gene encoding ATP synthase F1 subunit delta, coding for MTDSRVASRYAKSLIELAIERDALEEIYQDMQLFAQTCQSNRDFQLMLKNPIINHEKKKAILYKIFDGKVNQATLAIFDIITRKNREAILPSLADEFIHQYHHYKNIDEVTVTSSVPLTPDLRQKLISSIKERTGHQVDLTEKVDADLIGGFVLQIGDRMMDNSVKSKLKALQYEFTDESYIKGF
- the atpB gene encoding F0F1 ATP synthase subunit A — encoded protein: MGKASNRTITAVLFTFLLTILSTSPTWAADGEADPETEGSTEFIFHHVKDAYEWHFITIGHTHVTLPLPLILYSPDRGLEVFMSSKFLDEDHNYAPYNGYMLTDDGGHLEAVDEGRTFYDFSITKNVFAMFISVAVMLIIFLSIAKRYKSDPRTPPKGLQSLLEPIILFVRDDIARPLIGEKKYKRFMPYLLTVFFFILINNLLGLLPGAANVTGNIAVTFVLAFITFLITQFNGNKGYWKHIVATPGVPWWLLPIMIPIEIVGLFTKPFSLMVRLFANITAGHIIILSLIGLVFIFKSVALGPVSVIFGTIMTFLELLVAFLQAYVFTLLSAIYFGGAVEEHDHEHEHDEKMPEMQQDSAMV
- a CDS encoding tetratricopeptide repeat protein — encoded protein: MKVKEFGKYYILIWLLALLAGSGCAPEATGLVSSVYHNTTARYNAYFYARLQMEEIQQAIADNEEVNYNKTLRIFPEPDTNLINGLSEQLDDCIKKASVAIERHPNSRWADDSYILVGQSRSINQNYGDAIKTFKFVNTHSEDDEARHRALIALMRTFIEADEQNNAVAVSDYLRKEKLNRTNKIQFYLTRAYLAQLNEDYNAMVGNLLLASPLMKNTEGRAKIFFILGQLYQELGFDAQAYQNYQEVLKSNPEYELFFYARLNMAQVYDLSKESDTKKIRKYFVKLLKDQKNVEYRDKIYYEMAQFEQKQDDLELAIEYYNESVQASVSNNRQKAYSYWELGKIYYDEYAKYELAKAYYDSTIAVLPQDEPQYEAIAARQQILTNFVEQLTIIKVQDSLLALAEMDTLELSAYLDEVLAERQQQQQAEERLANRQARRQRAISQFGAAPNPFDTASGEEAASAAVGENWYFYSPAAISQGQTAFVRKWGNRQLEDNWRRSNKTIEENFAANDEERIEVADPVLGDPSAEIADAAGEKQALYADIPFTEEQKQVAFKQIDDAYFKLGGIYNFDLEEKANAIETFETLLSRFPASEHEPEVLYQLYLLYQEQGDDATATRYKNQLLTDFPDSIFAKVIRNPNYREESNLASAQLQKIYEEAYRLYQKGAYQQAEPLVQSALQEYDDNDFVDNMELLQVLISGKLSSQYEYQFALQNFIDEHPESEVTPYAQELLTAAQGFEEKLVAQQGAKFIPAFDQKHSFIVVYNSKGRLSTALPKVVDAFNAEHFGEDQLTSANLMLEDGQVMIIVEEFPDQSTAQQYFTKFNSDVSPLNNIPESNRYDRSDITSNFIITEDNLPILYRTKDIENYLRFFEKHYTF